TGTCCAATTGTATCGCCTGTTGCTTGCATTCTTCCGGCCGAGGGCGGCCGGAACGACGTTGTCCTTCATCGCTCCACAGCGTAGGTGTAATCCTCGCGCTCGTGCGCAAATGATTGCGCGACTTTCAGAAATGCCTTCGCGGCGTGCGAGAGCTTCGATCGCTTGCGATAGACGATGCGCAATTTGCGTTCGAATTGCAGTTCGGGCACCGATACGCTTACCAGCTTAGGTCCAAGTTCTTCCTGGACCGAAATGCGCGGTAATAGAGCGACGCCATTCCCCATAGCAACGAACTTTTTGATCGATTCAATCGTCGGCAACTCGACGTTCATGTTGAGTGGAGTTTTGGACCTGCGAAAAGCATCGATGACCTTGAGGCGATAAGGCGATTGCACATTGTGCGCGATGAAAACTTCGGCGCCGAGTTGCTGAATCTTCACATGCGATTGCCCGCTAAGCGGATGCTTGCGGTGAACGACGAACGTGAGCTTGTCGCTATAGACGCAGATTGATTGCAACTCCGGTGAATTTGGACGAAAGGAAATCACGCCAAGTTCCGCATTGTGATTGAGCAGATCGTCTGGGATTCGGCTGGCCAGCGAGCGCAAAACCGTGATCTTGATCGTCGGATAGAGCCTGCGAAATTCATCAAGGACCGGCAATAAATAGAGACAGGTGAACTCGTTGGCGGCTATGCTCAGCTTCCCACGATAGAGTTGGCGCAGCTCCGTGAGGGCTCCCTGGGCCTCGGTGCGCAGGTTCACCATTTTTTGCGCGTATTCGTAGACTACTTGGCCCGCATCGGTCAGCGTGCCGTCGCGTGAAGCACGATCCAGGAGCGGCTCACCCAGCTCTTC
This region of Terriglobales bacterium genomic DNA includes:
- a CDS encoding LysR family transcriptional regulator, with translation MDLFQLQTFMAVVQEGSFSRAAQKLHRSQPAISQTIRKLEEELGEPLLDRASRDGTLTDAGQVVYEYAQKMVNLRTEAQGALTELRQLYRGKLSIAANEFTCLYLLPVLDEFRRLYPTIKITVLRSLASRIPDDLLNHNAELGVISFRPNSPELQSICVYSDKLTFVVHRKHPLSGQSHVKIQQLGAEVFIAHNVQSPYRLKVIDAFRRSKTPLNMNVELPTIESIKKFVAMGNGVALLPRISVQEELGPKLVSVSVPELQFERKLRIVYRKRSKLSHAAKAFLKVAQSFAHEREDYTYAVER